From Oreochromis aureus strain Israel breed Guangdong linkage group 4, ZZ_aureus, whole genome shotgun sequence, a single genomic window includes:
- the LOC116317630 gene encoding kinetochore-associated protein DSN1 homolog: MLLSSLEGCGLLGALGEQLFERKMAEKDLEVGLDGCGSVALADSQSEANPGKQSSKRCSPTSPGTSPPPKSPRTDMMSPITETPDVAKGQQDIDVQEVQPENIDGPTGSSVSPTAHRKSWRRSTISRRSLPALPDPYQALCGNISTSLSHHERIVKLMEASMKLAIGRTQNQLQSVPNASLETFQKQVEHIQKEWGCLADSIHNETHQQPSSAARSSNPAVQKAMEKYQRAINRLQAESESWEALLNKHRNKAKELEMKVEHGQETGVSLESTSVAQSSQHLFIQSKPDYQAVLCKQQPLLHTMSMIMDTQCKMVRELLSIKTHSQLLVKETSGRLAAEAGFQDLSSDPLRNLMTAHLSSATS, from the exons ATGCTGCTTTCTTCCCTTGAGGGGTGTGGTCTGTTGGGCGCGCTGGGTGAACAActatttgaaagaaaaatggCGGAAAAGGATTTGGAAGTTGGGCTAGACGG TTGCGGAAGTGTCGCCTTAGCTGACAGCCAGAGTGAG GCCAACCCAGGGAAACAGTCTTCGAAAAGATGCTCTCCCACAAGTCCCGGTACATCTCCCCCACCCAAGTCTCCCCGTACCGACATGATGTCACCCATAACAGAGACGCCAGATGTAGCAAAAGGGCAACAAGACATAGACGTCCAAGAGGTTCAGCCAGAAAACATTGATGGGCCTACAGGTTCCTCTGTGAGCCCCACTGCACACAGGAAATCCTGGAGGAGGTCTACTATAAGCCGAAGATCTCTCCCTGCCCTTCCCGATCCATATCAGG CTTTGTGTGGAAACATAAGTACATCCTTATCACACCATGAGAGGATCGTGAAATTAATGGAGGCTTCGATGAAG TTGGCAATAGGAAGAACTCAAAATCAGCTTCAGTCAGTGCCAAATGCCTCATTGgagacttttcaaaaacaaG TTGAGCACATCCAGAAAGAGTGGGGTTGCCTGGCCGATAGCATACATAATGAAACACATCAACAACCTTCTAGTGCAGCTAG atCAAGTAACCCCGCAGTGCAAAAAGCCATGGAAAAATACCAAAGAGCCATTAACAG GCTTCAGGCTGAAAGCGAATCTTGGGAGGCACTGctgaacaaacacagaaacaaagcaaaggaACTGGAAAT GAAGGTGGAGCATGGCCAGGAGACGGGTGTATCGCTAGAGTCTACATCAGTGGCCCAGTCCTCACAGCACCTTTTCATACAGAGTAAACCTGACTACCAGGCTGTCCTGTGTAAACAACAACCCCTACTTCACACCATGTCCATGATT ATGGACACACAATGTAAGATGGTTAGAGAGCTTCTGTCTATCAAAACACACTCTCAGTTATTGGTGAAAGAAACTAGTGGCCGGCTGG CGGCAGAGGCTGGATTTCAGGATCTTTCATCTGACCCGCTCAGGAATCTTATGACAGCACATTTATCCTCTGCAACTTCATAA